A genomic window from Acetobacter sp. includes:
- a CDS encoding tyrosine-type recombinase/integrase, whose amino-acid sequence MLIDDVNRYITLRRSQGFKLEKTARHLEAFARYAAERADTHIRIESALDWSSSTSSTQRARYRKLQELAHFARFLRAEDPLHEVPDHHIFYCPVSRPTPYIYSRDEIARMLAAAGNLRRQKPSPLRQHIYVMLIGLLASTGLRVSEALNLRLCDLLLGDVLHIRQTKFNKSRLVPMHPSVAAALRDYLAIREQFSGEDDHMFLSVGGKPMGVGTLYAAFHVILRKAGIGQGRTRRPRIHDLRHTFATRVLEQCSARREDVARDFIALSTYLGHAHIRYTYWYLQATPELMRDIAGMAEYLIGERLS is encoded by the coding sequence ATTGACGACGTGAACCGCTATATAACCCTGCGCCGCTCACAGGGGTTCAAACTTGAAAAAACAGCCCGTCATCTCGAGGCATTTGCCCGCTATGCGGCGGAACGCGCCGATACCCATATTCGTATCGAGAGCGCGCTGGACTGGTCGTCTTCTACTTCGTCAACCCAACGCGCCCGATATCGAAAACTTCAGGAGCTTGCGCATTTTGCACGTTTTCTGCGCGCGGAAGATCCTCTTCATGAAGTTCCTGACCACCACATATTCTATTGCCCGGTATCGAGACCGACGCCTTATATCTATTCCCGGGACGAGATTGCCCGCATGCTTGCTGCGGCAGGTAATTTGCGTCGGCAGAAGCCCAGTCCGCTCAGGCAGCACATATACGTGATGCTGATCGGATTGCTTGCGTCGACCGGTCTGCGGGTCTCCGAGGCGCTGAATCTTCGGTTGTGTGATCTGTTATTGGGCGACGTGCTGCATATCCGTCAGACGAAATTCAATAAAAGCCGACTTGTTCCGATGCATCCGAGCGTCGCTGCCGCATTGCGCGACTACCTTGCTATCCGTGAGCAGTTCTCAGGGGAGGACGATCATATGTTTCTGTCCGTTGGTGGAAAGCCGATGGGCGTGGGAACCTTGTATGCAGCATTCCATGTCATCCTGCGCAAAGCAGGTATCGGTCAGGGGCGCACCCGTCGCCCCCGCATCCATGATCTCCGACATACCTTCGCGACACGGGTGCTCGAACAATGCTCAGCCCGGCGGGAGGATGTCGCTCGCGATTTTATCGCACTGTCGACATATCTCGGGCACGCACATATCCGATATACCTATTGGTATCTACAGGCGACACCCGAATTGATGAGGGATATCGCGGGAATGGCCGAATACCTGATCGGGGAGAGGCTGTCATGA